The region TACGCTTGGCACGCGCTCCTTTTTCTGGGTAAAGCTATACTTGCTGATCTCAAAAGGCGGGGCCGAGGTGTTCTCGTAGAGCCACTTGCGTTGGTCTTCTGGTTTGCGGTAGGTAATAACCTTGTCGCGGGTTTCCTGCTGTATGCCGGTGTAGTGGGTGCGCACGGTGGCGGTGCCGCTGCCGGTCTCGGCCAGTTTCACGTGTATTCTTCTGATCTGCTGGTTATCGGTGGCGCCGTACGCGGTGGTCTTCACCAGTTTTCCTCCCTCCGGTGTGATGAGCAGCGCGTGGCGGTCGCCGGTGAAGCTGCCGTTGTAGCCGGCTGCCTCGGTCTGGCTGGTGCACTCCAGCCACATGGTATCCTGCGCCATCGGCACGCTAAGGATGACGTGGTTAAACTGGCTGCTCGGGAAGTCGGTTCTTATATCCGGTGTGCCCTCCCCGGCGTTTATCAGCGCGTAGTAAGACTCCACCCCCACGGCCTGCAGCATGGCCTGGGTATAATTAGAGAGCGCCTTGCAGTCGCCGTAGCCCTTGCTGTCGACAAAGCTTGCCTCGAATGGCTGCCAGCCGCCAATGCCTAGTTGTATGGATACGTAGCGGGTTTTGCCCTGCATGTACGCATACACCAGCCGCACCTTCTCCTCTGTGGTTTTGGCGTTTGCCGTCAGTTGCTGCAGTTTGGCTACCGTTTCAGCAGGCAGCTTGCCGCGCCCCTCGTTCAGTTTATTTTGCCAAAGGCCGAAATCCTTCCAGGTCTCCATACTTCCTCTGTAGCCATCCACCTCGAACTCGCTAGGAGCAGTAAGCACCATCGGCACCAACTCGCTGAAGCCTGGCCCATAGGGCTCGCGGCTCACCGGCTTCAGGTTGCTTACCTGCCAGGTGTAGATCTGGTGGGTGGCGCTTTGGCTCAGTTTCGCCTTCTCGGGCAGGTTGCGCTCCAGGTAGCGCAGCTTGGTGTTTATTGGCACCTGCACCTGCAGGCTGGCTTTCTCCACCGACAGGTTTTCCTCGTTCTGCGGGAGCCAGCGCGGGTAAAACATCATGTTCGATTGCGCCACCTCGTACTCAAACTCTACGGTGTAGGGGTACACGCTGTACTCCAGGCTGGCAATCTTCACGCGGCTGTCCTCATACACTGAGATGCTGCTGATGGCGCTTATGTCTTTTATATCGCTGTTCTTGAGCTTCTTTATACGATTGCCAAACCGGTCGTACGAGGTGCCGCTGATGCTGCTCACCTTGCTCATTTTGTTGTAAGGCACGTAGAGCGTGGCGCGGTGGTCGCCGTTCTCGTTCAGGATGGTAATGGTGGTCTTGAAGCGCCGGGTGCCGCTGCTGACGGAGTTTACGGTGAACACCGTCTCCTCCGAGCGGATAACCACATTGGCCTCCTTGCTTAGCTCAGTCAGCGTTGCATTGCCGCCGGCAAACACCTGCGGGGCCAGCAGCAGCCAGCACACCAGGGCGCTGAGCCAGTTATACTTTCTGTTCGTTCGTAGCATAGCCGATCATCTATAAAACTAGTAAAAGGCGGCGGGCCGAAGCCTGCGGCGGCACATAGCCTGGCAAGCTTCAGCCTTTCAGCCATACGTCAGGTTAATTTGCTGCTATTTTCTTTAAGACGATCTGCTCGGCGTGCTTGGCGATGATGCGATTGTAGAGCTCCTTCAGGATAGGGTACTCCTCAGCGTAGAACACCGGCTTGTTAATGTTCAGCCTGCTCATTACCTGCAGCGTATTGCCCTGCTGCTGCACCATGTACATAAAGCGGCCGCCGTTCTCCGGCAGGCTCAGAGCTATATTTTGCGGCGCCTCCTCTACCTCGTAGCCTTCCGGTATGGTAAAGTTACAGATATAGGTCTCGTCTATCGGGGTGCCGAAGTCTACCGGGTAGAGGCGCTCCTGTAGCTTAAACGGGTTCTCCTTCTCGCCACGGCCCAGCATCGGGTTCAGGTAGATAATGTCGTTGGAGCGGCCACTGCCGTTTACGTTGATGCCGTAGGTGATATCCACCGGGCTTTGCAGGTCGTTCAGGTTCTTGATCTCCGGGGTGAGGAGCTTAAAGTCGCCCACCTCCTTGGCCAGGCGCTCGACATACTTGCTCTCGCCTTCCTCCAGTATCGTTCGGCGCAGGCTTATGGCACGGTAGCCCCCGGCAGACTCGCGGCCGGTACCCACGATCTCACCCTGGCTGTTCATGGTCAGGTTGGCGCTGATAAGCCGGGTATGGTTTGCGCCCGGCGTGAGGCTCACCCAGCGGCCCGCCTCTTTTTTGATCAGGCGGCCCTCCCCGTTCAGGCAGCGGGCCGGCAGTACGCCAACGGTTACCAGCGGATCAGTGGCATCCAGCAGGTACTCTTTATCGCCCACCTGCACCTGCGAAATCACGTAGTTGAACTTGCTCACCATCGGCGACATGGCCGTATTGATGCGCCCATGGTTGCGGGTGCTTACCAGGACAGGAGAGGCGTCAAAGCCGGCCTCCAGCAACATAGAGGTTAGCAGCAGGTTTATGTCTGCCGCGGTGCCGGTGCGCTCGTCCCAGGCTTTGCGGATGGTGGTATTAGCGTAGACCCCGTAATTGCCGTTCCATTTCATCCGGTTTTTCACCAGGTCGAAA is a window of Pontibacter kalidii DNA encoding:
- a CDS encoding DUF3857 domain-containing protein — its product is MLRTNRKYNWLSALVCWLLLAPQVFAGGNATLTELSKEANVVIRSEETVFTVNSVSSGTRRFKTTITILNENGDHRATLYVPYNKMSKVSSISGTSYDRFGNRIKKLKNSDIKDISAISSISVYEDSRVKIASLEYSVYPYTVEFEYEVAQSNMMFYPRWLPQNEENLSVEKASLQVQVPINTKLRYLERNLPEKAKLSQSATHQIYTWQVSNLKPVSREPYGPGFSELVPMVLTAPSEFEVDGYRGSMETWKDFGLWQNKLNEGRGKLPAETVAKLQQLTANAKTTEEKVRLVYAYMQGKTRYVSIQLGIGGWQPFEASFVDSKGYGDCKALSNYTQAMLQAVGVESYYALINAGEGTPDIRTDFPSSQFNHVILSVPMAQDTMWLECTSQTEAAGYNGSFTGDRHALLITPEGGKLVKTTAYGATDNQQIRRIHVKLAETGSGTATVRTHYTGIQQETRDKVITYRKPEDQRKWLYENTSAPPFEISKYSFTQKKERVPSVTEELELSLRQCATLSGKRMFISPNLMSKWTHVPNQKEKRLTDVVRTLAYLDVDTVEIEVPAGYSVEYLPRAIQHTSVFGEYSASVKVDGQRITYMRRMQMHKGRFTPETYTQLVEFYNNVIKADAEQVVFVKNLQ
- a CDS encoding DUF3857 domain-containing protein, whose translation is MKANFTKLFVLALVLAGFSHQATAQAVKFGKVSEDELRMSAYDKDTSAAAVILSDYGFTRIEYIGELKVVFERQMRIKIFKKSGYDWADVVVPYFQKGSAKERVGSIKGFTYNLENGKVTKDKLESKSIFDEQASEYRHTKKFTMPNVKEGSVIDISYTITSDSEFIYTLRDWEFQHSIPVAWSEYRARIPGYFDYKFLMQGYHSLYKNESLKEAATGSAKASPDMLNNAYVWIMKDVPALKEEKYITTIRDYQSKIEFELQRVQFPGEAPRTMTGDWQKVTSDLMTADKFGVQLNRSSFFKSELAAIQGKYKSQPEQLEAIFDLVKNRMKWNGNYGVYANTTIRKAWDERTGTAADINLLLTSMLLEAGFDASPVLVSTRNHGRINTAMSPMVSKFNYVISQVQVGDKEYLLDATDPLVTVGVLPARCLNGEGRLIKKEAGRWVSLTPGANHTRLISANLTMNSQGEIVGTGRESAGGYRAISLRRTILEEGESKYVERLAKEVGDFKLLTPEIKNLNDLQSPVDITYGINVNGSGRSNDIIYLNPMLGRGEKENPFKLQERLYPVDFGTPIDETYICNFTIPEGYEVEEAPQNIALSLPENGGRFMYMVQQQGNTLQVMSRLNINKPVFYAEEYPILKELYNRIIAKHAEQIVLKKIAAN